The Montipora capricornis isolate CH-2021 unplaced genomic scaffold, ASM3666992v2 scaffold_50, whole genome shotgun sequence genomic interval AATATCAGCAACGGGGTTCCCCACATATACATATGCTAATCTGGGTGGATTGTGCACCAAAATTTCAACAACAAAGTGATAATGAGATAATAGAATTTATTGATAAGACAATAAGCTGTCAAAAACCCATAGAGAATCCTGAATTACTTAATCTAGTCAACAGACAAGTTCACCGTCATTCGCATACTTGTCGCAAGAATACAAAAAGCGATTGCAGGTTTAATTATCCGCAGCCTCCCATGAGACAAACAACAATTCTATATCCTTTAGATGATGACATGCAACAAAGTCAAATCAAAACGCATAAAGATCAATGGAAATCAATCAAAATGCATCTAGATGAAATGAAGGAAGGCgaagaaatttcttttgatgaaTTACTATTATCCCTCAAAGTTACCGAGGAAAACTATTTACTAGCTGTGCGTTCCTCACTTAATGCTGCTagtgtttttttgaaaagaagCCCAAATGAATTAAGGATTAACAACTACAACCCTGCATGCCTGAGGGCCTGGAGGGCTAACATGGATATTCAGTATGTACTAGATGTGTATGCTTGTGCAGTGTATATAGTAAACTATATCTCAAAAGGCCAAAAGGGCATGAGTGAACTATTGCGAGAAGCATGTACTGAAGCAAGAAATGGCAATTCAACTATAAAACAGCAAGTTAGAGATCTTGGCAGCAAGTTTGTTAACAATGTTGAAATAAGTGCTCAAGAAGCTGTATATATTGTACTGCAATTACCCATGAGAAAGGCTTCTTGACAGATTGTATTCATTAATACCTCACCTCCGGAGGAACGAGTTGAGCTGCTAAAGCCACTGAGTGATATACAAGAAATGGACGATGACTGCGAAGAAATCTACACAGGTGGTTTGTTAAGACGATATAGTAAACGACCAGCTAAACTCGAAGATCTAACCCTTGCAGACTGGGCTGCATGGTATGATTTTAGTGGGAAACCTTATGTAAAGCCATCTAATGATCTAGACATCGATGGCTTGCCATTGGAAAGTTGTATTGAACATCACGAGAATGATGATGATCTCAATGATGACAAATTTAATGAAAATCAATGTggtaaaacaaaaaagagaaaaaaagctaGGATAATAAGAAGTGTATGGTTCAACAAAGATGCTGATCCTGAAAAGCACTATCGTGAACTTATAATGCTCTATACTGCATGGAGAAATGAAGAAACTGACCTACTTGGTGGGTTCTCATCTTACCAAGAACGTTATAAAGCATTATTTAAACTAATTGAAGAGCAAATGAAGCAATATGCTGTATGCAATGAAGACTTTAATGACATACAACAAGACATACATAGAGAAGAAGAAATGTATGACTCTGTAGCACCTTTGACTGAAAGTATAGAGCAGCAAGACTGCAATGAAGGTAATCAGGATCTGCATCCTGACTTCAATGAGAATTACAATTTGTCAGATGACATAGGAATACCATCTGTTGATTCCAGGGCTGAGCCATTGATACTAAATGAATTACCAGTTGATGAGTATAGATGCATGGTACAAACATTGAATAAAGAACAGAAGGAATTCTTCTATCATGTGTTGCATCTTGTCAAAACATCTGATGAGCCCTTCTATTGCTTTTTGTCTGGAGGGGCAGGAGTAGGCAAATCACATGTCACTAAAGCCCTGTATCAGGCAGCTCTGAAGTACTACAATAGTAGGGCTGGGGATAGCTTTGCACAGATCAGAGTTTTAATGCAAGCGCCTACAGGAAAAGCTGCATATATCATCAAAGGTAACACCATACACAGTGTATTAGCAATACCAGCCTGTCAGTCACTAAAGACCTACAAACGACTTGACTCTAATAGACTGAATTCCCTGAGAACTCAGCTCGGTGGTGTTAAACTGATTTTCATAGACGAAATATCAATGGTTGGCAACACAATGTTTAATGTACAGATTGATAACAGGCTGAAAGACATCAAAGGCAGTCCATTACCCTTTGGGGGTGTCAGCATTATAGCCATTGGTGATTTGTTTCAGCTACAGCCCGTCATGGATGATTACATATTCAATGATTTGAAGACAGAGTATGGCATCCTTGCTCCAAATCTATGGCAGGaactttttaaaatgtttgagtTAAAAGAAATAATGAGGCAAAGAGAAAGCAAACAATTTGCTGAATTGCTTAACAGGTTAAGAGAAGGAAAGCAAACCAATGAAGACATCAGAGTATTAAAACAACGAATCTTGCAACCCAGTGGTTCAAATTATCCAGTAGATGCTCCTCATCTTTTCATACAAAATGCAAAAGTTAATGATTTCAATGATAAAGTGCACCAAGCTTCACAAGGCACAAAATACAATATTAGAGCCCATGACAGTGTTATTGGGGCAACTTCCCAAGAAGTCAGGGATAAGATCTTAAAGCAAATACCCCTAGATCCAAGAAAAACTAAACAATTACATGGTTTGCTAAACATAGCAGTTGGTGAAAGAACTGAAATTTCCTTAAATACTAGAATTGATGACGGTATGACAAACGGTGCTGGCAATGTGATAAAGCTTATACAGGTGCATCAAACCACTTATCCATCTGGAATAGTATGGGTACAGTTTGATCACACTGATGTTGGTGCAAAAACTAGGCGGGAAAACAGACATTTATATGTCTCTGGTATTCAACCTACATGGACTCCCATAAAGCCAGTCACCACACAATTTGCTGTTGGTAGGAATAGAGCTGTTCAAGTTGTAAGGAAACAATTTCCTTTAAGACCAGCTTCAGCAAAAACTATTCACCGGTCACAAGGTGATACAGAGACGAgaattgttgttaattttgaaaCCAAAAGAGCTATTCCTCACATACATTATGTCGGCCTTAGCCGTGTGACAGCCATAGAAGGTCTACATATTACTAACCTATGCGAAGATAAAATTACTGTCAGTCCAGCTGTCGAGAAAGAAATCTTACGTCTTAGGGGAGAAGGCAAACTTGATCTTTGCCTTTCTATCTACACTGCTCCAGAATCGTCTATAAAGTTATCTTTTCTGAATGCACGTTCATTGCATAAGCACATTAATGATGTACTTGCAGATAGAAACTACTTGAGTACAGATATATGTGTTTTTTCGGAAACAAGATTCAATGGTTCTGATAGTGATACTATGTATAAAATTGGAGAACACATTTTATTTCGAAATGATGCAGCTTCGCAGCATAATGAAAGACCATGTGGTGGAACTGCAGTGTATACTCGTATTGATTACTATCCTGGATATCCATACTGCTGCAATCAAAATGGCATAGAGATAACAGTTATGAGATTCATGATAATTCCTCATATCACTGTCATAGCTATATATCGCTCTCCCTCAATTCCAATCAGACATCTTTGTTCAGCAATTAGAGAATTATTGCCATTGTCATCTACAACTTTAAAAGTTTTTATTGGAGATTTCAATGTTAACTGGTTAAATATAACAGAAAGAGCAACATTGTATAGTCTCTTTATTACTGAGAACCACTATCGGCAGCTTATGTCCTGCTACACAACAGACAATAAAACCTGTATTGACCATATCTATACTAATATGGATGAAGATAAGATTCAGGCCAATGTTTGGGAGACTTATTTTTCTGATCATATGGCAATTTATGCCCTGATAAATGGTTTTTAGTCAAATTGAACAACTCAAGTTGTTATGAGACAGTTTCATTGGCTAACACATTCATTTATGTTCTTCATAGTCTTGATCACTCATCAACCATTAAACATCGCTACTGCACCAACTTCATTCTTCTTGATTCATAAGGTAGAAAGCTGATAGATCAACATGTTTTTGTGTTCTatagaaaaaacaaatagacataGTATTaaggtcattgttttgtttgtacccttgtaaatatttttcaggaCAAGCACAAGTTTTACAACAGCTCATTCTCTCTTACAACAAAATTACTTTTAATAATATCTcctagaaacaaaatatttccaaaTATGAATTCAAATAAGCATTTTAGCTCCATAACTTTGTACCGGAAGACTGATATTTAAAACATTCCCTGACTGACCTGAATGCATAGGTTGCTACATCTTATAATCACCTTTCAATTTTCAGGTACATAAACATTATGTCGCAAGAACAACCACCATCATCAAGGTAAGTGCATATCTGCCACCCCACCCCCtctgaaatgtcttttttttttctcaaagtgCATTTCGAAATTTAATACCGTTTCAAAAGGTACACTATTTTGTTCTGCCCTTCCCCCTCccttccccaccccccctcaAAGGTGTCTTTTTCTAAAACATGATTCAACATTCGTAATACCACTTCATATGAACATTGCtcattttaattggcttatgGTTCAACAATAATCAAATAAAATTCTGATTTCATGCTGGCTccactacatgtattttgttctAATTCTCTTTGGAGTGCctattttgttcctttttccACTGTTATGTGTCTCGGCCTTCTAGTAACCCTTGTTCTAACTGCTGATCCTTATACTTCTACTGTCTAACTGTCTGGAATTTAATACTGTTAGCAGTGGATAATACACAAtcagaaaaaaagttttctttatgacCCTTGGCAACATGTATTTATTGTATCTGATAACAATTCTCCCTTTTTTCAGCAAATCAACACAGCAATCCTCAGGTAAGCCATATATGTTGTTCCTAATGTATTCCCTAACAAGTCCATGTAAGTATCGTAACTACTATACTAGCTTAAGTCACCCATATTGAACTAAGATAATATTCTATACAATAAATTAGAGTCTGCATTTGGTACctttatgttgtttttgttatatgTTTTTTACAACATTTAATTCatttgttcattatttatttatttgtttatttattattttatttatttatttatttatccagTTATTTAGTAAATTGAATGTTCTTGTCATATCTTCAGATGAATCAACTCTTACAGGATACGTACATTTGATTAGTCAAGTCCAAACTTCCCACAAAAAGACAGGAATAAAGTACTTCGACATGGCCCTGCAGACATCCCAAAACGAATCAGTGCGGCTAGTTTGCTATTCTCCAGAAAAAAGAACGATGTTACAACAGTCACAAGAAAAGCAACTGCCTGTAAAGATAACAAGTGCCCGGACGTCTCCAAATAAAAGGTTCTCCGCCACAGATGAATACACAATTTCTAAGAAAGCAAAGATCATGCCAACAAGTCTTGAATTTTCATACAACAGTGATCTTAGTAATAGATATGTCTCAGTTGAAGATGCTCTGAAAGCAGACTTGTATCAAACTGTAGATGTCGAAGTTAAAGTCTCCACTAAAGGAAACCCTCTTTCAAGGAAACTGCACAAAATGCAAGACAGATGTCATCGTTGCAGACCATACCAACTCTGCCAAATTGGTTCTCTGGGAGGATATTATTGATAAAGTTGATTCTGGCAAGAGTTACCGATTTAATAACTGTAAAATTCGCATCTTTGATGACCACAAATACATAAACACAAACgaatttacaaagaatgtaaatTTGATGTCGCCTCAAATTCAAGAACATATGATAACTGCAAAGTGTATGGGCGTGGAAATCAAAAAGAGTAGCTCCTGTATTTTGTGCAACAGAAAACTTGACGACTCTCAATTGCAAAAAGAGACTATTAAATGTCAAAATTGCCACATTACAATCCTCAGCAGTGTTGCCAAAACAAAGCTGATAtgccaacttcttttgcaagtGGATAACAAGTTATTGACATACACTGCTTTCAACGATAGCATCCAAAGCTTTCTAAAAAACATTGGATGCGCAACACCTGCCGCAGAATTGGATGAGAAAGAACTAACCGTCAAACTATTAAGTGCGGGTACTCAAAAAATCATGGTGGATAAAGCGGCAAGAATGATCTCACATTTTCTGCCAAGCCAAGATAGCCAAACAAAGGGAGCAACAACTTCAAGTGAGACAACTACATCGAGTAGGCAAAATGTGAATCCCGAACCACTATGTAATAACTGA includes:
- the LOC138036769 gene encoding ATP-dependent DNA helicase pif1-like; protein product: MQAPTGKAAYIIKGNTIHSVLAIPACQSLKTYKRLDSNRLNSLRTQLGGVKLIFIDEISMVGNTMFNVQIDNRLKDIKGSPLPFGGVSIIAIGDLFQLQPVMDDYIFNDLKTEYGILAPNLWQELFKMFELKEIMRQRESKQFAELLNRLREGKQTNEDIRVLKQRILQPSGSNYPVDAPHLFIQNAKVNDFNDKVHQASQGTKYNIRAHDSVIGATSQEVRDKILKQIPLDPRKTKQLHGLLNIAVGERTEISLNTRIDDGMTNGAGNVIKLIQVHQTTYPSGIVWVQFDHTDVGAKTRRENRHLYVSGIQPTWTPIKPVTTQFAVGRNRAVQVVRKQFPLRPASAKTIHRSQGDTETRIVVNFETKRAIPHIHYVGLSRVTAIEGLHITNLCEDKITVSPAVEKEILRLRGEGKLDLCLSIYTAPESSIKLSFLNARSLHKHINDVLADRNYLSTDICVFSETRFNGSDSDTMYKIGEHILFRNDAASQHNERPCGGTAVYTRIDYYPGYPYCCNQNGIEITVMRFMIIPHITVIAIYRSPSIPIRHLCSAIRELLPLSSTTLKVFIGDFNVNWLNITERATLYSLFITENHYRQLMSCYTTDNKTCIDHIYTNMDEDKIQANVWETYFSDHMAIYALINGF